The window TGCCAGAAATATCAGGAGGCGTGCCGCTAATTTGTATAGAGAAGGACATTGGGCGTCGAAGATAGAAATGGCCATGTCTCAACAAAACCAAAATAAGTTGAAACCGCTACTGGAAGATATTGCCAATATTTTGTCCCCTGATACGGCTGCTGAACCTGTAAATGTCAGAGTGATGTGAAGTGTTCCAATTCTCGATTAATTGGCTGCTTCTTGGTTTTCTCGAATGTAGCTATAAAGCGTAGGTTTTGAAATTCGCATCGGTTCGCAATTTTGCCAACGGTCATTACAAAAGCTGCAAACGAGATCACACAGGGAACAATGGGGAAAACAGGGGAGATCTCAAAAATGCTGCAGGCTGTTACGCGTGAGGTGAACAACTCTGCAACCTGCAACCCCGCAATTGTTCAGCTCTGCACCTCAATCATGCAATGGGTAATTAAGGCAGTGATTGAGCGGTAATACTTTTATGTTTATTCTGTAAGAACTGAATGCCTTTTGTATTTTTTCATAAATTTCTGTTTTATCTCTTCAGCAATGATATAGACACACGGGATTAGGATCAGGATCAAAGAGGTGGAAAATATCATTCCCCAGACAAAGGTATTGGCGAGCGGCGCCCACAAAGGACTTTTCCCGCCGATTCCAATGGCCATAGGCAGCATACCGACTACGGTTGTAATCGTAGTAAGGAAGATTGGCCGAAACCTCGTAAGTGATGCCCTGATTATAGGAAAGTACGGTTTCCCTTTTGCTCCCTTTTTTTTCAAATCGTTGCTGAAAGAGATAAGCACAATGGAATCATTTACTATGACGCCTGCCAGGCCGACGATTCCAATCATGGTGGGAAACGTAAAATAACTCCCGCTCACAATAAGCCCGAATACTACACCAATAGTTCCAAAAGGGATTGCAAGCATGACAATGACGGGCTGAATAAATGAGTTGAACTGTGTGGAGAGAATCAGAAATATTAAAAACAGGGCGAGCAAAAAAGAGAGGACAACTTCCCGGACAGACTTTTGCGTTTTTTCATATTCTCCTCCAAAATGAACTGATACTTCCGGGTATCCGGGCAGAATCTCTTCATTGATTATTGTCTTCATTTCTCTATTTACCCTGGAAGAGTTCGTAATTTCACTGTTTACTTCCGAGCTTATGGTTATGGCCCTTTTTCTGTTAAAGTGCATGAACTGAAAAGTTGTGGGTTCTATGTCAAGATAGGCAACTTCCTTTAAGGGTATTGTTTGTCCATCCTGTGTTGCAACACTGAGGTTCAGTATAGATCCAAAGTCCTTTCGGTATTCCTTGCTTAACCGTACATAGACGTCAATTTCTTCATTCTCTTCATGATACACTGAAGCCTTTATTCCCTCAAAGGCTGTCTGTACAGCGGCTGAAAGTTCCTGCTGTGTGATACCATACCGTTTTGCCTTAATCGGTTTCAGTTTTACACGGAGCTCTTTCATGTTTTTCTTATAATTACTGCTTACGTCGATGGTTCCCTTTATCTCCTTTAATTTCTCTCTTACTTCAAGAGATGCCTGCTCAAGCGTGTCCCAATTGTCTCCGATTACTCTTATTTCTACCGGTGGTCCTGAAGGAGGGCCTTCCTTTAATCTCTGAACCTTAAATTCTTCAATTCCATTAATTTTTTTCAGGATGTCCCTTGTTGCGGCTGCCAGCGATTCAATAGACCTTGATCTTTTCTTTGCCGGTTTCAAGACTACGTTTATTGTCCCCAGATGTTCGGCAGTAGTAACCATGTACTCAATCTCTACGAAACCTGCCACTGAGATCAGGGAATCAATCTCTTCCTTAAATGCGATATCGAGAAGAGTGTTTATCTCTTCCAGCTTCTCTTCCGTTGTATCGAGTCTCGTTCCTACCGGCAGCCAGACCTTTACATCAAACCTCGGATAGGCATCATTTGATGGAAATAATTCAACTCCTATTTTTGGAATAGCTGATAAACTGAGCGTTAAAACAAGGATAAAGATTCCAACGACAAGGTAGCGGCGTCTCATGCAGAAGATAATGATCTTCCGATAAAATCTTTTTATACTCTTTAAAGAAGGCAGTTGAGTCCTCCACCTGCCTATCCCGGCCCTCTCCTTGATTTTCCTTTTTGCAGATGACCGGGTAAATTCCATGATATGAGAGGGCATCATGAAAAGCACCTCAAAAAGAGACGCAATAAGGGCGAAAATAATGGTCTTTGGGATAATACTGACAAATTTGCCCATTATACCGCTTATGAGAAATAACGGTGCAAAAGCTGCCATTGAAGTGAGAACAGCGGAAATGAGCGGCCACTTTACTTCTTCAACACCCTTGATAATTGCATCTTTTTTCTTCATACCCGTTTCTAAGTAACGATGTATGTTTTCAAGGACAATAATTGCATCATCAACAATCATTCCCAGAACGAGAACCAGGGCAAAAAGGGATATACCATTGATGGAAAGGCCGAAGATTTTCATCAAAATAAACGTAAGAAAGAAACAGACAGGAATTCCCAGAAACGCAAAAATCGCCTGCCGTCTTCCCAGGAATAAAGCAAGCGATACAAATACCAATATCATGCCGATACCTGCATTCTTTTGAAGCACTCCTATTCTATCCCGTATTTCAAGCGAAGTATTATTGAACAGGGTTATCTCCAGATTTTGTAAACTCCTTTCCTGATACCGCTGTGCTGTCTCCTTGATTTTATCTATAATTTTGATTACATTACTCTTTTTCTTTCTTTTTACCTGAAGTATGATAGCCGGTTTACCCTTGAGTTTAGTAAGTGTAGTAGCGTCCTCATGACCAGTCTCTATGGAGGCAAAGTCTTCAAGGAGGACGACACCATCTGATTCTTCGTTAATAAAAACAAGCTTTTTGAATTCTTCTACATCGGTATATTTTCCCATTACCCTGATACCGATTGTATGATCTCCTATGACTATATGTCCACTCGTAACGTTTTTGTTTCTTTCATGAATTTCCTGAACTACGGTATTCATCGTAAGGCCATAAGATTCGAGTTTTCTCGGGTCTACATTGATGTATACCCGTCTTTCACGTTTGCCGAGTGCTGTTACTTCGGAAATGCCTTTGATATCTTCCAGTTCGTCGGCAAGCTCTTGAGCTTTTTCAAACAATTGATCTGTCGTTAACTCTCCACCCAATGCGATGAGGCAGATTGGGAAAAAAGCTGTGTCAAGAGGTTTTATGATGGGTTTTTCGGTGTCGTCCGGGAAATTATCAATCTTGTCTACTTCATTTCTGAGGTCCTGAATCTTCGGATTCATCTCTTTGATCTCATCATCGAATTCTACATCGATTTTTGAGAAATTAGTGGATGAAGAGGAGATCATCTTTTTTATTCCTGAAATGTCTTTTATCTCTTTCTCAATTGATGAGGTGATAAATTTTTCAACATCTTCGGGGGCAAGGTTCTTGTGGGTGGTCGTAATGATTGCCTGGTTAAAATTTAAGTCAGGATCAAGGTATTTCGGCATCGAGTTGTAGCAATAGATTCCTGAGAAAACAATCAAGATGAAGATCAGCCTGACGAGGATAGGTTTATTAAGACCGAGTTTTGTGATATGCATTAATAATTGTGAGCTTAGGGTTCACGAAAAAATACCAGGTTGTTTATTCCTGAACTCGTTGCTGTTGTTTTGTGTCAATTGTGTCTCTGTGTGCGGCTCTTTTGACCTTCAGGAAACCTGTAACAGCATACTCATCGTATAATGGTTTTCGGATAAAATCCGGGAAAAAATGGAGCGAGTAAAGTCCTCGGCGATTTTTGTCCGGGGATACCTTCACCAATATCTGGTTTCCAGAAAAACCGAAAACCAAATCGGTTTTAGTATACATAAGTACATCCCGGGTAAAGGATGAGGACACCTTGAATCTGGACAGTTCCGGTCCCGCCACAGGGTGTGTGTTCAGTCATTAATTAGTTCTCCCGGGAGCAGTTTCTGGGAAGAAAAGATAATGATCTTGTCTCCTTCTTCAAGACCTTCAAAGAGAAATATCTCTTTTGCCAGATAGTTTTCCTGATTGACAGGGATGAATTTTACTCGATTGTTTGACAGGGTAAATACTCCAAGGTTGTTATCGTTAAATCTCAACCAGTCAGCTCTTATTGGATATGCTTCGATACTGTTTGTGGCCAGGCGGATTGTCGCAGTCATTCCCGGGTATATGTCTCTCTTCTCATTCGAAACAATAAGTTCAATATTGAATAGATGCGTTTTGGGATCTGCTACCGGGGAGATAAACCTTACTTTACCTGAAATATTCTTTCTGATTGCGGGAATCGTAACTTCAACCTCATGGCCAATAAAAAGATAGGAGAGCTCCTGTTCGGAGACGGCAAAGGTGATTTTCAGCGGGTCCAGGACCACAATTTCAAGGAGCTTTTGACCGATTCCAACGAACTCTCCTTCTTCGGCATACTTACTGGAAACGACACCTTCGACTACCGATACAATTCTTGTTTTCCGGAAATTATTTTCCGCGATATCAAGATTTTTTTTGGCAATCAGGACTTCGTTTTCAGCCGATTCGATCTCTTCGTCCCGGGAGCCATCATTTGCAATTTCCAGATCTTTTTTTGCTATTTCCAGAGTCGTCAAAGCAACCTGATATTTCGTATCAGCATCATCACGTTCTTCTTCAGAAACGTGTCCTTCCGAAAAAAGCTTTGAAATCCGCTTATAAGCATTCTCTTCATGTTTTTTGTTTTCTTCAAATTTTTCTACCTGCAGACGGAAGACTTTTATCTCATCGTCACGGTAAGGATTTTCAACGAGTTTTTTATTCACGACTGCTTTGTTATAACGGGTATGTGCTGCCTCGACCTGCAGAAAGGAGGAATGACGGTCAACGTCTGCAAGAATCATCTCTTTTGTAACCTGATCACCTTTGTCGACATTTAAGTGTTCGAGAAGGCCGCTGATTTCTGATGAAACTTTGATACTCTTCCAGGGAATAACAGTACCCGTCTTTTCAATCGTTTTTGTGAGGTGCTGTTTTTCCACAGCTATAGTCTTGATCTTACGGTCTTTTGCTGCATCTGCTGCTGTGAATTGACAGGAAAGAAATAATACGAGAAAGATGATTGTTCTCTTCATATGATTTTCTTAGATTACAGATCTACACAACCTGGTCAGTGAGTAAAGAGTATTAAAAAAATCCTGCAGAGTCTTATATACTGAAACCGATCTGGTTTTAGATTTTTCTAAAAACCAAGGCCTGGTTGCTGGTAGCCCAGGACAAAATCCGCATCTGAGTATTCCTGAGGTTCTGGTTTTGTTCAATCGAAAAACCGAAATTTCATGCAGACTCATGTCCTGAGATTCAAAAATTATTTTACCATGAGTACAGGAAACGGCATCCTCAAGTATTTTTTTTGAACCGGCTGAAAATATACCGGAGAACCAAGGGCCAAGGAAAGAATAACTTTGTGTTTTTTCCTGCACCCTGAGGAATAAGAGACGTGGGAGAGTCTATCACATACAGCAAAGGAGTGCAAGAGTCATATTGTTTCGGTCTCAATGGTTTGCAGCTCTTGTTTACTGCAAAATCATTGATTTTTCAATCGGCATATTCCGCATAGTGTGTGGAATATGCCGGCACCCGGTCCCGAGTGTTTCAATCAGGCAAAAGGCATGAATAGAGAGGTAAATTGTTCTTGATATTTTCATGGCTATTGAAGGCTGCGGGTTATAAAATCATGCAGATGAAAGAGGAAAAAGAGAGGAATATTTCTGCATGGTGCATCTATGATTGGGCGAACTCAGCCTTTGCGACGACCGTAATTGCAGGTATTTTACCCCTGTACTTTGCTACCGTAATTGTTCCATCAGGTGGATGGGAATTGAAATTATATGGTGTGAGTATGGTTACCAATGCTGCGACGATGTGGGCTTTCCTGTCAGGATTAACAGCACTTTTTGTCTTTATAACAATGCCTGCCCTGGGCGCTGTTGCTGATTATTGCGGAACAAAAAAAAAGTTCTTAATGGTGTTTTGTTACGGGGGAAGTCTGTTTACGGGGCTCATGTATTTTTGTGGTAGCGGTGATGTATGGATGACGATGATATTATTTTTCCTTGCTAATGCCGCTTTTACGAGTGCAAACATCTTTTACGATGCATTTCTCCCGGAGATTGTCTCTGGAAATGAAATTGACCGAGTTTCCGGGAAGGGGTATGCTTATGGGTATCTTGGCGGTGGCCTTCAATTCCTCATCTGTCTCGCTTTGATTTTTGCACACGAAAAGATAGGCATGAGTAAGGAGTCGGCGGTACGCATAAGTCTGCTGTTTTCGGGAATCTGGTGGGCAGGCTTTGCGACAATTACCTTTCTTGGATTGCGTGAAAGTAAGGTAAACCGATCACCTGGTAAAGATCAGCATACGTTCATGCTGTGGTATCATATTCATCAGGGGATTTCGCAGACGTTGAGCACCGTCTGCAGTATCAAACGATATAAGGACCAGGTTTTGTTTCTTATTGCCTTTATGTTTTACAATGACGGTATCTACACGGTTATCAGGATGGCCACAATCTTTGGTAAGGATGAACTTGACCTGAGAGATGAAATCCTGCTCGGTACACTTTTGCTGGTGCAGTTTATTGGAATCGGGGGGGCAGTGCTGTTCAGTCGCGTTGCAGGGGCATTCGGTGCGAAGAAGGTGCTGATTTTTGTACTGTTTCTCTGGTCAGGTATACTTTGCTACGCGTACTTTATCAATAGTCCGGTCGATTTTTTACTTCTGGGAACAGCGGTAGGCCTCGTCCTTGGAGGGTCTCAATCTTTAAGCAGATCGCTGTACGCCGCTATGGTTCCCAGAGAGTCTGCCGCAGAGTTTTTTGGTTTTTATTCGGTATCTGAGAAGTTTTCTGCAATATGGGGGCCCTTTGTATTCGGAATTATCCGTCAGGTGACAGGGTCTTCCCGGCTTTCAATCCTGTCTCTCGTTGGTTTTTTTATTACGGGAATTGTGATGTTATGGTTAGTTGAGGAAAGGCGAGACAGCACAGCGTGAAACAAAACTCTTTGAAGGTATGCGAAAACCGATCTGGTTTTAGATTTTTCTAAAAACCAAAGCGTGGTTAATGGTATCCCCGGACAAAACCAGGCGCCGAGGACTTTACCCGCTCCGCTTTATCCCGGATTTTATCCGAAAACCATCAGGAGATGAGTACATTCAGGTTAGTTTCAGATATTCTTTAATATTTGATTTCTTGTTTATAACAGGTTTGATCTTCCCTTTTGCTGAGGTTAAGACCGTCATAACGCCTGGACCGTGACCTGCAATGACGCAATCTGAATGTACGATAATACCAATTGAGACAGCACCTGTTTTGTAGATTCTTCCATAGGAGTGGTCAGCATCGGTTATGGCCACAAAGTCTCCAAAACGAAGTGTACCTAGCCCGTATTTCTTGACAATCTGTTCATCAAACATCTGTATGTCATAGTCTCCGGAGTAGCTGTGACTTGAGCCAAGTCCTGATCCCATTATTGCGGCGGGTACAAGATGGGTTACCGGAAAGTCGAGGACTCCTTTCGTCTCTTTCAGCGGAATTTTCAAAAGGAGGTCTGGTGAGATGTTCATGACGAGGATCTCCGGAAAATAATCTGTGAGGGCCAGACCTGTTCCGTAAGCCTTTATCTGCATCTTATCTCCCACTGCCATTTTTTCAAGTGTTTCTGAAGGGAAGTCTATCAAAACGTGTTCAATACCTCCGTGTTTTCCAAATACTATGCCTTCTGCACCTTTCGCGTCACCGGATATGACCTTTGCCTTATTTCCTGCGCAGGCTAATGTATTGAGACCGGCATTTGGGGACCAGCTACCGATGGATTTTTCAGTATTTGTAATACTGACCCCTGGTTCAACATGATCGGCAGCCCATCCGACAGCTGCGTCACCAACACGTATATTATAGGTTATACCGCCAACGCTTGGGAGGACAAGAGGCCTGCCATCGGCACTGATAACATAAGGATTCCTTGAAAAAGTGGGACTCGATATCTGCCCAACTACTGATTGGATTACTAGTTTGTTTTTATTTGTCTTGATCACTTTCCCATTTCCCCCCCACGTGATAATGATATAAATAACATCCAGCCCTGCTGAGCCAGAACCAATCAGGGGTTAATATACTAAAACCGATCTGGTTTTCGGTTTTACCGGAAACCAGATCCTGGTTGCTGGTATACTTGCTCAAATTTATCTCGGATTTTATCCGAAATCCAGTATGAGATGAGTATATTTTTCTCATTGGTCAGCAATTTACCATATTTGTTGACTTTGTGCCAAGTGAATTCCATCAATATACTCTTGATTAATATTGTCTGTTTAGGTATATTCTCTAACCTCTCCTTGTAACTGATAGTTACGCATTATTTTACTCTAATGTATGAATAGTTCTATCCTCTACTAAATGGAAACCTATAAAGACAAACTGGCTCCATGGGAACTAAGAAACAGTTATTATCAGAAAATACAGCTCGGCCAGAATATCGGGTCGGTCAAGGGTATGCTGAAAGATCAAACTTTTGAAATGATAAAGTCTCGGGTTGCTGCAGCAAATGCCATGATTGCAGACCCGAAAATTGATGAAAGTTCAATTCTTGCATTTGGATATGATTTAAAGAGTTTTGGAAATGGAATGAACGGACTAAAGGCTGCGTTTGAGTGGGGTATTTCAGATGTAGTCTGGCAGATAGAGTTAAACAGCGGATTTTTAAATGAGTTCACGGACGATTTTTATAAAACTTTCAAACCTCAGGTGCGAACTCTATACACTGATGCGAAAGCCGCTTACGGAGATGGCAGTGTAGGGGAGGCTCTGGAGAAGTTTTTGGAGTTGGATGCTGAGATCTGTTTCGATTTTACCGCTCACATAACAATAGGTATCATCTATTTATTTCATGAGATAAATAAAAAAAAGGCTGCTGAATATTTTTATAAGGCCCTGAACTATGTGAGATCGGCTTCCCCTTATTACACAGGGTATGCACTCTTATATACTGCGTTGATAAAACGAGATTATGGTTGCATTGAAGAAGCTGAAAGCTGTACGAGGAAAGCCATGGAAATCTGCTCAAATTATACCGAGGCGATGTATCAGAATGCACAGTATAACGCACTCCTCAACAAGCCGGACATTGCAATTCCGCTCCTGAAAAAGGTGATTAACAGTGATATTGTCTATTATCTGAAAATCAACAGCGAGCAGGATTTTGAAGGGATAAGAACAGACATTAATAAACTATTTGAGGAGATGAGGGATGGGCACAATAAAGAAGTTGCCAGTGGGTTAAAAGAGTTGAAAAAAAAGGTAGTATCATTTCATGAAAGTGTGGGCAGGATTGAAAAGTTAGGCTATGATTTACCCGGGACATTTTCTCTTGAATTTCTCCGTGGTCATACCAGTGAAGTGGAGATACTGATAAGCAGGAATACCATTTTTGACGCATCCACCGCAAAACAGTTTCTTCTGCAGACAGATAAGAGTCTGCAGAAGAAAAAACTTGCACTGAAGGAGAAATGCAACAAGCTGATAAATGATCTTGAAAACAAAGCAGACAATATGGGGAGTCAATTGGTTGAAGAGAATAAAAGAAGTCCGTTTTTCCGGTTTTTCCTTTATTTCTTTTCCGGTCAATTCGTTGCTGTTCCAGTTGGTATTTCGTTCGGTATCCCGGTTGGTATATATGCAGCAGAATCTGTTCTCTTTGTTTTGTGTTTTTTTCTGAATTTCAGGCGTTCACAAAACGCGTGGAAAGAGGTCATGGCTCTTGAGGAAAAAAAAGAGAATCTGCTTGTGATCATGAGAAAAATCAAGATCTGAAGTTGCTCTTTGCAGGCTGGTCTTGAACAGCTCACTGCCCACAGTGCCCTATTTCGTGATAGTATCAGATTCCTTTGGCTTTATCCACATTTCGTAAATAGGCAGAGTGATAAGACAGACGAAACAGGAACCGAGGATATAATATGACGCTATGAGAGAGTGTGAAAATGCATCGGATTTGAACCGTATTAACCAGGGGCCGGATAAATTTAACAGATTCCCGGTAAAAGCGAGGCTGTATATCGAGATCTTAATCCACTCCCGTGTTAGGGTCATTGAAAAAATACGGGACATAACGAAGGTGACAAGGGGGATAGCAAATGCATGAACATGGGTTATTTC is drawn from Candidatus Scalindua sp. and contains these coding sequences:
- a CDS encoding MFS transporter; translation: MQMKEEKERNISAWCIYDWANSAFATTVIAGILPLYFATVIVPSGGWELKLYGVSMVTNAATMWAFLSGLTALFVFITMPALGAVADYCGTKKKFLMVFCYGGSLFTGLMYFCGSGDVWMTMILFFLANAAFTSANIFYDAFLPEIVSGNEIDRVSGKGYAYGYLGGGLQFLICLALIFAHEKIGMSKESAVRISLLFSGIWWAGFATITFLGLRESKVNRSPGKDQHTFMLWYHIHQGISQTLSTVCSIKRYKDQVLFLIAFMFYNDGIYTVIRMATIFGKDELDLRDEILLGTLLLVQFIGIGGAVLFSRVAGAFGAKKVLIFVLFLWSGILCYAYFINSPVDFLLLGTAVGLVLGGSQSLSRSLYAAMVPRESAAEFFGFYSVSEKFSAIWGPFVFGIIRQVTGSSRLSILSLVGFFITGIVMLWLVEERRDSTA
- a CDS encoding efflux RND transporter permease subunit — its product is MHITKLGLNKPILVRLIFILIVFSGIYCYNSMPKYLDPDLNFNQAIITTTHKNLAPEDVEKFITSSIEKEIKDISGIKKMISSSSTNFSKIDVEFDDEIKEMNPKIQDLRNEVDKIDNFPDDTEKPIIKPLDTAFFPICLIALGGELTTDQLFEKAQELADELEDIKGISEVTALGKRERRVYINVDPRKLESYGLTMNTVVQEIHERNKNVTSGHIVIGDHTIGIRVMGKYTDVEEFKKLVFINEESDGVVLLEDFASIETGHEDATTLTKLKGKPAIILQVKRKKKSNVIKIIDKIKETAQRYQERSLQNLEITLFNNTSLEIRDRIGVLQKNAGIGMILVFVSLALFLGRRQAIFAFLGIPVCFFLTFILMKIFGLSINGISLFALVLVLGMIVDDAIIVLENIHRYLETGMKKKDAIIKGVEEVKWPLISAVLTSMAAFAPLFLISGIMGKFVSIIPKTIIFALIASLFEVLFMMPSHIMEFTRSSAKRKIKERAGIGRWRTQLPSLKSIKRFYRKIIIFCMRRRYLVVGIFILVLTLSLSAIPKIGVELFPSNDAYPRFDVKVWLPVGTRLDTTEEKLEEINTLLDIAFKEEIDSLISVAGFVEIEYMVTTAEHLGTINVVLKPAKKRSRSIESLAAATRDILKKINGIEEFKVQRLKEGPPSGPPVEIRVIGDNWDTLEQASLEVREKLKEIKGTIDVSSNYKKNMKELRVKLKPIKAKRYGITQQELSAAVQTAFEGIKASVYHEENEEIDVYVRLSKEYRKDFGSILNLSVATQDGQTIPLKEVAYLDIEPTTFQFMHFNRKRAITISSEVNSEITNSSRVNREMKTIINEEILPGYPEVSVHFGGEYEKTQKSVREVVLSFLLALFLIFLILSTQFNSFIQPVIVMLAIPFGTIGVVFGLIVSGSYFTFPTMIGIVGLAGVIVNDSIVLISFSNDLKKKGAKGKPYFPIIRASLTRFRPIFLTTITTVVGMLPMAIGIGGKSPLWAPLANTFVWGMIFSTSLILILIPCVYIIAEEIKQKFMKKYKRHSVLTE
- a CDS encoding efflux RND transporter periplasmic adaptor subunit; the protein is MKRTIIFLVLFLSCQFTAADAAKDRKIKTIAVEKQHLTKTIEKTGTVIPWKSIKVSSEISGLLEHLNVDKGDQVTKEMILADVDRHSSFLQVEAAHTRYNKAVVNKKLVENPYRDDEIKVFRLQVEKFEENKKHEENAYKRISKLFSEGHVSEEERDDADTKYQVALTTLEIAKKDLEIANDGSRDEEIESAENEVLIAKKNLDIAENNFRKTRIVSVVEGVVSSKYAEEGEFVGIGQKLLEIVVLDPLKITFAVSEQELSYLFIGHEVEVTIPAIRKNISGKVRFISPVADPKTHLFNIELIVSNEKRDIYPGMTATIRLATNSIEAYPIRADWLRFNDNNLGVFTLSNNRVKFIPVNQENYLAKEIFLFEGLEEGDKIIIFSSQKLLPGELIND
- a CDS encoding DUF4438 domain-containing protein, which gives rise to MIKTNKNKLVIQSVVGQISSPTFSRNPYVISADGRPLVLPSVGGITYNIRVGDAAVGWAADHVEPGVSITNTEKSIGSWSPNAGLNTLACAGNKAKVISGDAKGAEGIVFGKHGGIEHVLIDFPSETLEKMAVGDKMQIKAYGTGLALTDYFPEILVMNISPDLLLKIPLKETKGVLDFPVTHLVPAAIMGSGLGSSHSYSGDYDIQMFDEQIVKKYGLGTLRFGDFVAITDADHSYGRIYKTGAVSIGIIVHSDCVIAGHGPGVMTVLTSAKGKIKPVINKKSNIKEYLKLT